Part of the Triplophysa rosa linkage group LG21, Trosa_1v2, whole genome shotgun sequence genome is shown below.
NNNNNNNNNNNNNNNNNNNNNNNNNNNNNNNNNNNNNNNNNNNNNNNNNNNNNNNNNNNNNNNNNNNNNNNNNNNNNNNNNNNNNNNNNNNNNNNNNNNNNNNNNNNNNNNNNNNNNNNNNNNNNNNNNNNNNNNNNNNNNNNNNNNNNNNNNNNNNNNNNNNNNNNNNNNNNNNNNNNNNNNNNNNNNNNNNNNNNNNNNNNNNNNNNNNNNNNNNNNNNNNNNNNNNNNNNNNNNNNNNNNNNNNNNNNNNNNNNNNNNNNNNNNNNNNNNNNNNNNNNNNNNNNNNNNNNNNNNNNNNNNNNNNNNNNNNNNNNNNNNNNNNNNNNNNNNNNNNNNNNNNNNNNNNNNNNNNNNNNNNNNNNNNNNNNNNNNNNNNNNNNNNNNNNNNNNNNNNNNNNNNNNNNNNNNNNNNNNNNNNNNNNNNNNNNNNNNNNNNNNNNNNNNNNNNNNNNNNNNNNNNNNNNNNNNNNNNNNNNNNNNNNNNNNNNNNNNNNNNNNNNNNNNNNNNNNNNNNNNNNNNNNNNNNNNNNNNNNNNNNNNNNNNNNNNNNNNNNNNNNNNNNNNNNNNNNNNNNNNNNNNNNNNNNNNNNNNNNNNNNNNNNNNNNNNNNNNNNNNNNNNNNNNNNNNNNNNNNNNNNNNNNNNNNNNNNNNNNNNNNNNNNNNNNNNNNNNNNNNNNNNNNNNNNNNNNNNNNNNNNNNNNNNNNNNNNNNNNNNNNNNNNNNNNNNNNNNNNNNNNNNNNNNNNNNNNNNNNNNNNNNNNNNNNNNNNNNNNNNNNNNNNNNNNNNNNNNNNNNNNNNNNNNNNNNNNNNNNNNNNNNNNNNNNNNNNNNNNNNNNNNNNNNNNNNNNNNNNNNNNNNNNNNNNNNNNNNNNNNNNNNNNNNNNNNNNNNNNNNNNNNNNNNNNNNNNNNNNNNNNNNNNNNNNNNNNNNNNNNNNNNNNNNNNNNNNNNNNNNNNNNNNNNNNNNNNNNNNNNNNNNNNNNNNNNNNNNNNNNNNNNNNNNNNNNNNNNNNNNNNNNNNNNNNNNNNNNNNNNNNNNNNNNNNNNNNNNNNNNNNNNNNNNNNNNNNNNNNNNNNNNNNNNNNNNNNNNNNNNNNNNNNNNNNNNNNNNNNNNNNNNNNNNNNNNNNNNNNNNNNNNNNNNNNNNNNNNNNNNNNNNNNNNNNNNNNNNNNNNNNNNNNNNNNNNNNNNNNNNNNNNNNNNNNNNNNNNNNNNNNNNNNNNNNNNNNNNNNNNNNNNNNNNNNNNNNNNNNNNNNNNNNNNNNNNNNNNNNNNNNNNNNNNNNNNNNNNNNNNNNNNNNNNNNNNNNNNNNNNNNNNNNNNNNNNNNNNNNNNNNNNNNNNNNNNNNNNNNNNNNNNNNNNNNNNNNNNNNNNNNNNNNNNNNNNNNNNNNNNNNNNNNNNNNNNNNNNNNNNNNNNNNNNNNNNNNNNNNNNNNNNNNNNNNNNNNNNNNNNNNNNNNNNNNNNNNNNNNNNNNNNNNNNNNNNNNNNNNNNNNNNNNNNNNNNNNNNNNNNNNNNNNNNNNNNNNNNNNNNNNNNNNNNNNNNNNNNNNNNNNNNNNNNNNNNNNNNNNNNNNNNNNNNNNNNNNNNNNNNNNNNNNNNNNNNNNNNNNNNNNNNNNNNNNNNNNNNNNNNNNNNNNNNNNNNNNNNNNNNNNNNNNNNNNNNNNNNNNNNNNNNNNNNNNNNNNNNNNNNNNNNNNNNNNNNNNNNNNNNNNNNNNNNNNNNNNNNNNNNNNNNNNNNNNNNNNNNNNNNNNNNNNNNNNNNNNNNNNNNNNNNNNNNNNNNNNNNNNNNNNNNNNNNNNNNNNNNNNNNNNNNNNNNNNNNNNNNNNNNNNNNNNNNNNNNNNNNNNNNNNNNNNNNNNNNNNNNNNNNNNNNNNNNNNNNNNNNNNNNNNNNNNNNNNNNNNNNNNNNNNNNNNNNNNNNNNNNNNNNNNNNNNNNNNNNNNNNNNNNNNNNNNNNNNNNNNNNNNNNNNNNNNNNNNNNNNNNNNNNNNNNNNNNNNNNNNNNNNNNNNNNNNNNNNNNNNNNNNNNNNNNNNNNNNNNNNNNNNNNNNNNNNNNNNNNNNNNNNNNNNNNNNNNNNNNNNNNNNNNNNNNNNNNNNNNNNNNNNNNNNNNNNNNNNNNNNNNNNNNNNNNNNNNNNNNNNNNNNNNNNNNNNNNNNNNNNNNNNNNNNNNNNNNNNNNNNNNNNNNNNNNNNNNNNNNNNNNNNNNNNNNNNNNNNNNNNNNNactgatgagtgtgagcttgtttaagattttaaataagagaatctgtcaagattctccttatgtgtgtgctgcaaccagaatttttaatctttccgaattttaaaactcctgtagtctgagccaggtttaagattttaaataagagaatctgttaagattctccttatgtgtgtgctgcagccagaatttgaaatctgtcaggattttaaaactcctgtagtctgagccaggctttacaAGTAGGATTTTGTAGGTACAAGTAggtaacattttgtcaacatgccaaacagtaccgttagtttacaaggccatgctactaggaggattaaagctggggtaagcaaaggagagaatgaaccacttttttttacagaaagacagagatgcattttaatatacataactatgtcttcagaggtgtataaagaccttacatagtgAAGCGTTATGTTGTTACCTTAGAATTATATATTTCTATCGACATACACCGCCGGGTCCCTTGCatgaattcatcatgttgtgtCAGCCGCTGTAGTGCTTTAAAAGAGAgggaggaggggtggagtgagccgatggttgcaattcacaacctcatcTCTAGATTtgactgactggacctttaatgagATGAGCGGTTTCTATTCATAACACTTTGATCATCAGTATACAGAACCTTTAACTTCACAAGATCCCAAAACTGCACAAACCTCTTATTCATTGTCCCTTGTTTAAAATACTACCATTGCTGAAGTAACATTCCTACAGAAGGTTTTGCTGAAATGTTACATGTATGTTCTCTGAATGTTTTACATGTCCAACAAGGACACACTTAACAAGTAATTTTAACAAGTTACTGCTGAAGGTCTCAGGGATCTTCTGATCGGAACAGTTTCATGTGGATGAACTTTGCAACACCTCTTCATGTGAATCTCAAGACGTCTTGATTTCCGAAAACTTTGTCCACATGAGAAGCACAGGTGAGATTTCTGTTCAGAGCACATATGAGATCCCAcacctgtgtgtgttttcttcttgtgatttttaaggttgGAGAGTTTTGAGAAGGTCTTTCCACAGATGGAACAGACATAAGACTTCACATCTGTATGAATCTTCATGTGTTGCTTCAGGTTATTTGCAGAAATGAATGTTTTACTGCACTGTTCACACTGAAATGATCTCACTCCAGAATGATAGAGAAGATGATCTCTCCAAGACGGTGCCCACGAAAAGCTCTTTCCACATTGATGACATCTGTaaggcttttctccagtgtgaactctcatgtgtAAATTAAGGTTGTATTTACGAACGAAGATCTTCCCACActgatcacatttataagatttttctccagtgtgaattttcaTGTGCCTATTAAGATTGTATTCACGATTGAAGGTCAATCCACACTGGTCACATCTGTACGGCCGttttccagtgtgaattctcatgtgcgcATTAAGATTGGATTTACATGTGAAGATCTTTCCACACTGACAGCAAATATGAGAATTTTTGTCCGTTGCTATTGGAGATTTTTTTTGTGGGAAATCAGTCTTCAAGCAGATCACAGATTCTTCTCCAGTTATGAGATGATGGTCTTTCTCCTCCATTTCATTCGGTTCTGAACTTTCCTCCTTCACCTTCATCAGGTCTAAAATGAAGAGAGAAAATCATTATGATCAGTATCATAGTACAGAAATGCACTGAGAGGGTTGCCAACTCTCACGCAGGCTCTATCTCACATCTCACTCTGTCCAAATAAATCACACGCCAAAGTTCGCGTGTACGTTTATTTCTGTTACTACGGTAATATGGGGTCAATGAAAGAGTGTCTGATCTCATCACTGTATTTACCGTAACATCAGCAAAAGCAGAGAGGTTGGGATTGACCATCAAGTTTTGAGGAAACAGCACAACATAATGTCATATTTTAGGTTATATTTACAAGGTTAGTTGAAAAAGTCAGACACTTTTATAAATCTTTCTTTATAATAACTTCCAATTGTAAGCACCAccaaattaatttgttttactttagcaatatttcataaatatacCAAGTCACTTTATTGCATTATTATAAAATTCATAATAAATTGTGAATAACTTTTGCACTTTAAGTAAATCTTTATAAAAAATTaaccatgcttttattttagtctaacTACGATATGTATAGAATAATCCACAGCTAGACGtagaggccaagaaccacccgacgcgaagcacctctgcgaagtgcattaaaatcctttaatgcacggctaactatggattatcccgcttataccatggtcatttgccaagttaaagctgttattgatgtatTGGTGTTTTTGATtagacaggtgaaaataacaggtATTTTTCGTCcgttaatttcaaacattgatcaaactgactggaactgaCCGTGCATTAAACGgctttaatgcacaccttccagccaatcagaatcgagtattcaaacagactatggtataactttaaatattttataaagatTTACTTAAAGTGCAAATGTTATTCAcaatttattatgattttataaTAATGCAATAAAGAGTGACTTGGCAAATTGTAGAGTTAAAAACATCGATAATTTTCCTAAGGGAAGACCTTAAAACGttcatattgtttttaaaaagaaagagaatCATCTT
Proteins encoded:
- the LOC130545289 gene encoding zinc finger protein 239-like encodes the protein MLGNSGKQLLSSNRCVLNQSSRWRKRITCHRKQHVKKVQLTVSTADVCGVSLCDQTSPDLLLSVCNEEQKTSVKLLDCEMELKTQIKEEQTDEDDVFYSDLMKVKEESSEPNEMEEKDHHLITGEESVICLKTDFPQKKSPIATDKNSHICCQCGKIFTCKSNLNAHMRIHTGKRPYRCDQCGLTFNREYNLNRHMKIHTGEKSYKCDQCGKIFVRKYNLNLHMRVHTGEKPYRCHQCGKSFSWAPSWRDHLLYHSGVRSFQCEQCSKTFISANNLKQHMKIHTDVKSYVCSICGKTFSKLSNLKNHKKKTHTGVGSHMCSEQKSHLCFSCGQSFRKSRRLEIHMKRCCKVHPHETVPIRRSLRPSAVTC